Proteins from one Mycolicibacter virginiensis genomic window:
- a CDS encoding DUF3817 domain-containing protein, whose protein sequence is MTSSPAQAAPADKIRSALLPYRVMAWATGIWLIALCYEIVMRYVVKVDNPPTWIAVVHGWVYFAYLLAAFNLAIKVRWPLGKTVGVLLSGTIPLLGIIVEHFQSRNIKAQFNL, encoded by the coding sequence ATGACCTCCTCCCCCGCCCAGGCCGCTCCCGCCGACAAGATCCGCAGCGCGCTGCTGCCCTACCGGGTGATGGCGTGGGCAACGGGTATCTGGCTGATCGCCCTGTGCTACGAGATCGTGATGCGCTACGTGGTCAAGGTGGACAACCCGCCGACCTGGATCGCCGTGGTCCACGGCTGGGTGTACTTCGCCTACTTGCTGGCCGCTTTCAACCTGGCGATCAAGGTCCGCTGGCCGCTCGGCAAGACCGTGGGGGTGCTGCTGTCGGGCACCATTCCCCTGCTCGGCATCATCGTCGAGCACTTCCAGTCCCGAAACATCAAGGCCCAGTTCAACCTCTGA
- a CDS encoding LAGLIDADG family homing endonuclease, producing MSLPAARPGKKHHRPIRLEPWQRALVNQATEEFIRGLIDSDGCRVVANDRGVRSVRYHFSNRSDDIRGLYCAALDRLGIPWTQNSRYEIAVYRKAATARLDEFVGPKS from the coding sequence GTGTCTCTTCCCGCAGCACGTCCCGGCAAGAAGCACCACCGGCCGATCCGGCTGGAACCATGGCAGCGAGCCCTGGTCAACCAGGCAACCGAGGAATTCATCCGCGGCCTGATCGACAGCGACGGCTGCCGAGTGGTGGCCAACGACCGCGGCGTGCGCAGTGTGCGCTACCACTTCTCCAACCGGTCCGATGACATCCGCGGCCTGTACTGCGCTGCCCTGGATCGCCTCGGAATTCCATGGACGCAGAACAGCAGGTATGAGATCGCCGTCTACCGGAAGGCTGCTACCGCGCGGCTTGACGAGTTCGTCGGCCCGAAGTCCTGA
- a CDS encoding MFS transporter, which yields MRPWIVWGTGLLSYLVAVLDRTTFGVSGLDAADRFHAGPSTLSSFVIVQLIVYAAMQIPAGVLLDRFGPRVMIATGVLVLSAAQLTLSLTHSLATAVGAYGVIGLGDSFIFISVIRLLPNWFAPKRVPLLTQLTGICGQFGQFLSAVPFLAILLHGGWTAAYLSAAGLGLFAGMLTLAVTRDAPPGAPAAVHARSFGDAFGEIKTVWSRPGTKAGFFTHMGNAFSPGVFALMWGVPYLTTAQGLSRGVAGAALTLSVLPFIVVGLLVGTISGRWPGHRSRVALTMMALIAVTWTVLLAMPHPAPHWLLVVLILVISAGQPVSMLAFDFARTYNPPAALGTAQGMVNTGGFIATLLIMQAMGMVIAMAGGYSFAAFRLAWTLQYVVWAVAAVGVVIYARKARDSETFGETPIPVAVSER from the coding sequence TTGCGTCCCTGGATCGTGTGGGGCACCGGCCTGCTGTCCTATTTGGTGGCCGTGCTGGACCGAACCACCTTCGGAGTCTCGGGCCTCGACGCCGCCGATCGCTTCCACGCCGGTCCGAGCACGCTGTCGTCGTTCGTGATCGTGCAGTTGATCGTCTACGCCGCCATGCAGATTCCGGCCGGAGTGCTGCTGGACCGCTTCGGGCCCCGAGTGATGATCGCTACCGGCGTCCTTGTTCTCTCCGCTGCCCAATTGACGCTGTCGCTGACCCATTCGCTTGCCACCGCGGTCGGCGCGTACGGCGTCATCGGCCTGGGCGACTCGTTCATCTTCATCTCGGTCATCCGACTGCTGCCCAATTGGTTTGCGCCCAAGCGTGTTCCGCTGCTCACCCAGCTGACCGGCATCTGCGGCCAGTTCGGTCAGTTCCTCTCGGCGGTGCCGTTCCTGGCAATCCTGCTGCACGGCGGCTGGACGGCCGCCTACCTCTCGGCCGCGGGGCTCGGTCTGTTCGCCGGCATGCTGACACTCGCGGTGACCCGCGACGCCCCGCCGGGGGCGCCGGCTGCCGTGCACGCGCGGAGCTTTGGCGACGCGTTCGGTGAGATCAAAACGGTGTGGTCGCGGCCGGGGACCAAGGCGGGCTTTTTCACCCACATGGGCAACGCTTTCTCCCCCGGCGTGTTCGCACTGATGTGGGGGGTGCCCTATCTGACCACCGCGCAGGGTCTTTCGCGCGGTGTGGCGGGTGCGGCGCTGACGCTGTCGGTGCTGCCCTTCATCGTGGTGGGGCTCCTGGTCGGAACGATCTCGGGGCGCTGGCCGGGGCACCGGTCGCGTGTGGCGCTGACCATGATGGCGCTGATCGCGGTGACCTGGACGGTGCTGTTGGCGATGCCGCACCCCGCGCCGCATTGGTTGCTGGTGGTGCTGATCCTGGTGATCTCGGCGGGTCAGCCGGTATCGATGCTGGCCTTCGACTTCGCCCGCACCTACAACCCGCCAGCCGCGTTGGGCACCGCGCAAGGCATGGTCAACACCGGCGGCTTCATCGCCACCCTGCTCATCATGCAGGCGATGGGGATGGTTATCGCCATGGCTGGCGGCTATTCATTCGCGGCGTTCCGGCTGGCGTGGACGTTGCAGTACGTCGTTTGGGCGGTGGCCGCTGTCGGCGTGGTGATCTACGCACGCAAGGCCCGAGACTCCGAGACGTTCGGGGAAACGCCCATACCCGTGGCCGTGTCCGAGCGTTGA
- a CDS encoding DUF1906 domain-containing protein, translated as MMISRRDVFKLAAAVPAAAGFGAGVSALLAAAAEAAPLGILLDYSAGVLSADAIKASGAAGAIRYVSDRRPGADWMLGKPIQLAEARDLQENGLTVVSCYQFGKQATADWLGGQDAGVDHAKRGAQLHTAAGGPDSAPIYASIDDNPSFEQYKEQVAPYLRGWQSVVGPERTGVYANSKTIEWALQDGLGSCFWQHNFGSPGGVAHPAANLHQVEIDRRTVGGVGVDINEILVPQFGQWV; from the coding sequence GTGATGATTTCACGGCGCGACGTGTTCAAACTCGCCGCGGCGGTCCCTGCGGCGGCCGGCTTCGGTGCCGGCGTTTCGGCGCTGCTCGCCGCCGCCGCCGAGGCGGCGCCGCTGGGCATTCTGCTGGACTATTCGGCCGGGGTCTTGTCGGCCGACGCGATCAAGGCGTCCGGCGCTGCCGGTGCTATCCGCTATGTGTCGGACCGTCGGCCCGGCGCTGACTGGATGCTCGGCAAGCCGATACAGCTGGCCGAGGCGCGTGACCTGCAGGAGAACGGACTCACGGTCGTCTCCTGCTACCAGTTCGGAAAGCAGGCGACCGCGGACTGGCTGGGCGGCCAGGACGCCGGTGTGGACCACGCCAAGCGTGGCGCACAGTTGCACACGGCGGCCGGCGGCCCGGACAGTGCGCCGATCTACGCCTCCATCGACGACAACCCGTCCTTTGAGCAGTACAAAGAGCAGGTCGCTCCTTACCTGCGGGGCTGGCAGTCCGTGGTCGGGCCGGAGCGCACCGGCGTCTACGCCAACTCCAAGACCATTGAGTGGGCCCTGCAAGACGGTCTGGGCTCCTGCTTCTGGCAACACAACTTCGGTTCACCCGGCGGTGTCGCCCATCCGGCGGCCAACTTGCATCAGGTGGAGATCGACAGGCGCACGGTCGGCGGCGTTGGTGTGGACATTAACGAGATCCTGGTGCCCCAGTTCGGTCAGTGGGTCTGA
- a CDS encoding DUF732 domain-containing protein, giving the protein MNRRLVATVFSAVLAGVALASAPAASADPSDQDQVFFDELQQQGLHPDYAKQVCGSIKCEPLRSLMVQEGHSVCVALSDSPRLVPVSVIANLQVSPAEAHAIINAARDAYCPQLPDPYLRVPGR; this is encoded by the coding sequence ATGAACCGACGGCTGGTCGCAACGGTGTTCAGTGCGGTGCTGGCGGGCGTCGCCCTGGCGTCCGCTCCCGCGGCGTCGGCCGACCCCAGCGACCAAGACCAGGTGTTCTTCGACGAACTGCAGCAACAGGGGCTGCACCCCGACTACGCCAAGCAGGTCTGCGGCAGTATCAAGTGTGAGCCGCTGCGCAGTCTGATGGTGCAGGAGGGCCACTCGGTCTGCGTGGCGCTGAGCGATTCGCCCCGGCTGGTGCCCGTCTCGGTCATCGCGAATCTGCAAGTGTCACCCGCCGAAGCGCACGCCATCATCAACGCGGCTCGGGATGCCTATTGCCCGCAGTTGCCGGATCCTTATCTACGTGTACCGGGGCGCTGA